The Streptomyces tendae genome has a window encoding:
- a CDS encoding DUF5134 domain-containing protein produces MHGPGSSGWLLVALCAATGMYCLLRMRSGVEEQRRAAGGEALMGFGMAAMAVPAAAFTPPAWTWPLWAAVFGAAGLHALWSARASARHLHHAVGAGAMVYMAVTMAATPGGAHHGGAGTPLLTGVLLLYFAAYVLVTGARLVPVAAVAGGPATDWGDRPEVARACRLSMGIAMVAMLLTM; encoded by the coding sequence GTGCACGGACCTGGATCGTCCGGCTGGCTGCTGGTGGCGCTCTGCGCGGCGACCGGCATGTACTGCCTGCTGCGGATGCGCAGCGGCGTGGAGGAACAGCGCCGGGCCGCCGGCGGCGAGGCGCTGATGGGGTTCGGGATGGCGGCGATGGCGGTGCCTGCGGCGGCGTTCACCCCGCCGGCCTGGACCTGGCCGCTCTGGGCGGCGGTGTTCGGGGCGGCCGGTCTGCACGCGCTGTGGTCGGCCCGCGCCTCCGCGCGCCATCTGCACCACGCGGTGGGGGCGGGCGCGATGGTCTACATGGCCGTGACGATGGCGGCCACCCCGGGCGGGGCGCACCACGGCGGTGCGGGCACCCCCCTGCTCACCGGGGTCCTGCTGCTGTACTTCGCCGCGTACGTGCTGGTGACGGGCGCGCGGCTGGTGCCCGTGGCCGCCGTGGCGGGAGGCCCGGCGACCGACTGGGGCGACCGGCCGGAAGTGGCGCGGGCCTGCCGGCTGTCGATGGGGATCGCGATGGTGGCGATGCTGCTGACGATGTGA
- a CDS encoding M56 family metallopeptidase: MILPAVLLMLGVLTAAVGPRLLARADWPDREPIVALWAWQCVIAAVLLCCALSMTFSAAAAWRAVGGHVFTGAPGAVVEAYTLGTAGLWAHVTAVALACGGLWSAAMLVREIARARTRRRTRRAELLRRAPLLPGEETTSDRLVVLEGDRPDAWCLPGIPPQLVVTTAALRRLKGRQLDAVLAHERGHAQARHDWLLHCSSALAEGFPQVPVFSAFRDEMHRLVELAADDTASRRFGRLTTALALVELNEDRGVFGPGPASRADVPARVHRLLAPRDRLTPGRRLRLTAVASLVPVVPLLVAFLPGLRALG; encoded by the coding sequence ATGATCCTCCCCGCGGTCCTGCTGATGCTCGGCGTCCTGACCGCTGCCGTGGGTCCCCGGCTGCTCGCGCGGGCCGACTGGCCGGACCGTGAGCCGATCGTCGCCCTGTGGGCCTGGCAGTGCGTGATCGCGGCGGTGCTGCTGTGCTGCGCCCTGTCGATGACGTTCAGCGCGGCGGCCGCCTGGCGGGCGGTGGGCGGCCACGTGTTCACCGGGGCGCCCGGCGCGGTGGTGGAGGCGTACACACTCGGGACGGCGGGGCTCTGGGCGCATGTCACGGCGGTGGCGCTGGCGTGCGGCGGGCTGTGGAGCGCGGCGATGCTGGTGCGGGAGATCGCGCGGGCCCGGACCCGGCGCCGGACGCGCCGTGCCGAGCTGCTGCGGCGGGCTCCGCTGCTGCCCGGCGAGGAGACGACGTCCGACCGGCTGGTGGTGCTGGAGGGTGACCGGCCCGACGCCTGGTGCCTGCCCGGCATCCCGCCCCAACTGGTCGTCACCACCGCCGCGTTGCGGCGGCTGAAGGGCCGCCAGCTGGACGCCGTGCTGGCGCACGAGCGCGGTCACGCGCAGGCCCGGCACGACTGGCTGCTGCACTGCTCGTCGGCGCTGGCGGAGGGCTTCCCGCAGGTGCCGGTGTTCTCCGCGTTCCGCGACGAGATGCACCGGCTGGTCGAACTCGCCGCCGACGACACGGCGTCCCGCCGCTTCGGCCGGCTGACCACCGCCCTCGCCCTGGTCGAACTCAACGAGGACCGCGGTGTGTTCGGCCCCGGACCGGCGTCCCGCGCGGATGTCCCGGCGCGGGTGCACCGGCTGCTCGCACCGCGGGACCGGCTCACTCCGGGACGGCGGCTGCGGCTGACGGCGGTCGCGTCGCTGGTGCCGGTGG